The following coding sequences lie in one Streptomyces sp. NBC_00510 genomic window:
- a CDS encoding serine/threonine-protein kinase, with protein sequence MSRGGRLAAHGAVSTSLALRSDRALRELVDTAVPLGSGIGGKAALLEVAGTPVFVKRVPLTDLERQPEHVRSTANLFEVPVFCQYGVGTIGATGFGAWRELAVHTMTTNWVLAAEHEGFPLMYHWRVLPDSTPLPEELADIERAVAYWGGGPQVRRRIEALQQSSASVALFLEYIPQNLHQWLGTQIEAGDETADRACAMVERELASGTSFMNSHGLLHFDAHFENILTDGRRLYFADYGLALSSGFELSQVEADFFDRHQVYDRCYTATYLVNWLVTALFGFRREDREGRYALVRAYAEGNRPTGIPEVAAAILARHAPVAAVMSDFNLSFQRQSRQTPFPLEEIRRLGGMDGFPLH encoded by the coding sequence ATGTCGCGTGGTGGGCGCCTGGCCGCCCATGGTGCCGTCTCCACCTCCCTGGCCCTGCGCAGTGACCGCGCCCTACGCGAGCTCGTCGACACGGCCGTGCCGCTCGGGTCCGGCATCGGCGGGAAGGCGGCCCTGCTGGAGGTCGCCGGAACCCCGGTCTTCGTCAAGCGGGTGCCGCTCACCGATCTGGAGAGGCAACCCGAGCACGTCCGGTCCACGGCGAATCTGTTCGAGGTGCCCGTCTTCTGCCAGTACGGCGTCGGCACCATCGGCGCGACGGGCTTCGGGGCCTGGCGCGAGCTCGCCGTGCACACCATGACGACGAACTGGGTTCTGGCGGCGGAACACGAGGGCTTCCCCCTGATGTACCACTGGCGGGTGCTGCCGGACTCGACGCCCCTGCCCGAAGAACTGGCCGACATCGAAAGGGCCGTCGCCTACTGGGGCGGCGGACCGCAGGTGCGCCGCCGGATCGAGGCGCTCCAGCAGTCCTCGGCGAGCGTCGCGCTCTTCCTGGAGTACATCCCGCAGAACCTGCACCAGTGGCTGGGCACCCAGATCGAAGCGGGGGACGAGACCGCCGACCGGGCCTGCGCCATGGTGGAGAGGGAACTGGCGTCCGGCACCTCGTTCATGAACAGCCACGGACTCCTGCACTTCGACGCGCACTTCGAGAACATCCTGACCGACGGCCGGCGCCTGTACTTCGCGGACTACGGCCTCGCCCTGTCCTCCGGGTTCGAACTCTCGCAGGTGGAAGCCGACTTCTTCGACCGGCACCAGGTCTACGACCGTTGTTACACCGCCACATACCTGGTGAACTGGCTGGTCACCGCCCTGTTCGGATTCCGGAGGGAGGACCGGGAGGGCCGCTACGCGCTGGTGCGCGCCTACGCGGAGGGCAACCGCCCCACGGGGATCCCGGAGGTGGCCGCGGCGATCCTCGCCCGGCACGCGCCAGTCGCCGCGGTGATGTCCGACTTCAACCTCTCGTTCCAGCGTCAGAGCAGGCAGACCCCGTTCCCGCTGGAGGAGATCCGCCGGCTCGGCGGGATGGACGGCTTCCCCCTTCACTGA
- a CDS encoding DUF5959 family protein has product MSLTDGESRLLVRVLGRHMPGVLPWHDVLDAEITVTSGFAQGRLEVCLDPGDLDGFSEVLVALVAGDDARWMDDGRSPGIRFEHTGGKGYVSVVVTDAAVSGTSVRIPVRLADGWADEHLERLRRVREAWPREVVETSPNAYEWRR; this is encoded by the coding sequence ATGTCCCTGACCGACGGGGAGAGCCGTCTCCTCGTCCGGGTGCTGGGGCGGCACATGCCCGGTGTGCTGCCCTGGCACGACGTCCTGGACGCGGAGATCACCGTGACGAGCGGGTTCGCGCAGGGACGCCTGGAAGTGTGCCTCGATCCAGGCGACCTGGACGGCTTCTCCGAAGTCCTGGTCGCGCTCGTCGCCGGAGACGATGCCCGCTGGATGGACGACGGGCGCAGCCCCGGGATCCGGTTCGAACACACCGGAGGGAAAGGGTACGTCTCGGTCGTCGTGACGGACGCCGCCGTATCCGGCACGTCGGTCCGCATCCCGGTAAGGCTGGCCGACGGCTGGGCCGATGAGCACCTCGAGCGCCTGCGGCGGGTGCGCGAGGCATGGCCCCGTGAGGTGGTGGAGACCTCACCGAACGCCTACGAGTGGCGTCGTTGA
- a CDS encoding PhzF family phenazine biosynthesis protein — protein sequence MTGYDIVRVFCGPDGGHGDRLAVVRDGSTVSDEQDRVAFARRSGFAETVFVDDPERGIIDIRSADGRLPFAGSPCMGTAWLLDAPELITPAGVVGVRLDGEFTWLEASPAWAPHRTLRQYDSPEEVDALPVPPPGEWVYAWAWEDEAAGRVRARGFPGRGDGVDEVEATGSAALLLTDRLDRSLNIAQGRGSQILTAPAPDGLVELGGRVHLERAIPGTPTRTRPAITLGTPTSSRRRIHLLDL from the coding sequence ATGACCGGCTACGACATAGTGCGGGTCTTCTGCGGACCCGACGGCGGTCACGGCGACCGGCTGGCCGTGGTGCGTGACGGGAGTACCGTCTCCGACGAGCAGGACCGCGTCGCGTTCGCCCGGCGATCGGGCTTCGCCGAGACCGTGTTCGTGGACGACCCCGAGCGGGGCATCATCGACATCCGCTCCGCGGACGGACGGCTGCCCTTCGCCGGCTCCCCCTGCATGGGCACCGCCTGGCTGCTGGACGCCCCGGAACTGATCACCCCGGCGGGGGTCGTGGGCGTGCGCCTCGACGGCGAGTTCACCTGGCTGGAGGCCAGCCCCGCCTGGGCCCCGCACCGCACCCTGCGGCAGTACGACTCGCCGGAGGAAGTGGACGCCCTGCCCGTACCGCCGCCCGGCGAGTGGGTCTACGCCTGGGCCTGGGAGGACGAGGCCGCCGGACGCGTCCGCGCCCGAGGCTTCCCAGGTCGCGGCGACGGCGTCGACGAGGTCGAGGCCACCGGCTCGGCCGCGCTCCTCCTCACAGACCGCCTCGACCGCTCCCTCAACATCGCCCAGGGCCGCGGCTCCCAGATCCTCACCGCCCCCGCACCGGACGGCCTGGTCGAACTCGGCGGCCGCGTCCACCTGGAGCGCGCCATCCCGGGCACCCCCACACGCACCCGCCCCGCGATCACCCTCGGCACACCGACCTCCTCCCGCCGCCGTATCCACCTGCTCGACCTCTGA
- a CDS encoding DUF4328 domain-containing protein yields MSSKPPKSPLLPARCAQAAIAAAAVLDVFRAIYLRNSVLHPTDATRHTSALLSQVFIYAIELAIVLFLVWLARARHNAQALSPQAQVPTRGWTIGAWFVPLVNLFAPRQFLLDIARASSTAWQEPKDRRLVNFWWAAWLGHVLALLVTGNLVPGSLALLLIAETCMIAAAVLLDILIERITTLQSAALGASVPLSPVTQS; encoded by the coding sequence ATGTCCAGCAAGCCCCCCAAATCCCCTTTGCTGCCCGCCCGCTGCGCGCAGGCGGCGATAGCCGCGGCCGCCGTCCTGGACGTGTTCCGGGCGATATACCTGCGGAACAGCGTCCTGCATCCGACGGACGCGACTCGGCACACCTCGGCCCTGTTGTCCCAGGTCTTCATCTATGCGATCGAGCTCGCGATCGTGCTCTTCCTCGTGTGGCTCGCACGGGCACGGCACAACGCGCAGGCGCTGTCCCCGCAGGCCCAGGTCCCGACCCGGGGCTGGACGATCGGCGCCTGGTTCGTCCCGCTGGTCAACCTCTTCGCCCCACGGCAATTCCTCCTCGACATCGCGCGCGCGAGTTCGACGGCCTGGCAGGAGCCGAAGGACAGAAGGCTGGTCAACTTCTGGTGGGCGGCATGGCTCGGGCACGTGCTCGCCCTCCTGGTGACCGGCAATCTGGTACCGGGGTCGCTGGCCCTCCTCCTCATCGCGGAGACGTGCATGATTGCCGCGGCCGTGCTGCTGGACATCCTCATCGAGCGCATTACCACGCTCCAGAGCGCCGCGCTCGGTGCCTCGGTTCCCCTCTCCCCCGTCACGCAGTCATGA
- a CDS encoding GntR family transcriptional regulator, with the protein MTGEAPRSPLKRERVRDHLLELVESQAPGTPIPSERALCERLDVSRPTVRSAVDELVTTGLLVRRHGSGMFVAPAKITQELAQGENAFSLPQASGHWLSRVLEFATVRAGARVGRKLRVSPAAEIVYIARLRLVDGEPMAVEYLHVPADLVPGLRAADMESGDFYAYLRERHGVHVHEAVQSIEPTVANEEEARLLHVPVLSPALLFDRLTSDAAGRPVEYVHSLYRGDRYRIVSRLSLAGSAPAGLPVPAGHHPGMPPDERAAPAGTLAHVVGDVQPRG; encoded by the coding sequence ATGACGGGTGAGGCACCGCGGTCACCGCTGAAACGGGAACGGGTCCGCGACCACCTCCTGGAACTCGTGGAGTCCCAGGCACCGGGCACCCCGATCCCCTCGGAGCGCGCCCTGTGCGAGCGGCTCGACGTCTCCCGCCCCACCGTGCGCTCGGCCGTCGACGAACTGGTCACCACCGGCCTGCTCGTCCGGCGCCACGGGAGCGGCATGTTCGTCGCCCCCGCGAAGATCACCCAGGAACTCGCCCAAGGGGAGAACGCCTTCAGCCTGCCGCAGGCCTCCGGCCACTGGCTCAGCCGCGTCCTGGAGTTCGCCACGGTACGGGCCGGCGCCCGCGTCGGCCGCAAGCTCCGCGTGTCGCCCGCCGCGGAGATCGTCTACATCGCCCGCCTCCGCCTCGTCGACGGCGAGCCGATGGCCGTCGAGTACCTGCACGTACCGGCCGACCTGGTGCCGGGGCTGCGCGCCGCCGACATGGAGTCCGGGGACTTCTACGCGTACCTGCGCGAGCGGCACGGCGTCCACGTGCACGAGGCCGTCCAGTCCATCGAACCCACTGTCGCCAACGAGGAGGAGGCCCGGCTGCTGCACGTGCCGGTGCTCTCCCCCGCGCTCCTCTTCGACCGCCTCACCAGTGACGCCGCCGGCCGCCCCGTGGAGTACGTGCACTCCCTCTACCGCGGCGACCGCTACCGCATCGTCTCGCGCCTCTCCCTCGCCGGCTCCGCGCCCGCGGGCCTGCCCGTTCCGGCCGGACACCACCCGGGCATGCCCCCCGACGAACGCGCCGCCCCGGCCGGCACGCTCGCCCACGTGGTGGGGGACGTACAGCCCCGCGGATGA
- a CDS encoding family 16 glycosylhydrolase → MSGPFRTTARVRTAVAACATAGLACAGLVALPASAAAATLTAQYRTSASGATADQSEPWFEITNQGTSSVPLGEVTLRYYFKADSPTTAYRFACSWAVKGCANITGTFGTLANPTATADRYLEIGFTSGAGSLAPGQNTGDMQLRFYRADWQRLTQSDDYSFNGSQTSYADWDKVTVQRGGSVVWGTAPAGNDPTTPPTDPPTTPPTDPNAPALFDDFSYTSSSDPALQSHGWTVKSGQGGPGVPGATWSPQDVTFVAGTGSNKVMNLRLTTDGTAAGTKESEIQTSARKFRNGTYAARVRFNDTPTGGPDGDHVVQTFFAFTPLNAPMDPNYSEQDFEYLPNGGWGEPSNIMYTTSWETYNPDPWNAVNTHSENRQSYEGWHDLQFTIDNNAITYYIDGQVFGTHGEPYLPETGQWIDFNHWLIDLAGQTGSTSRSYNQQVDYVYFVKDQVLTPAQVAAKVAAYRTAGTVFTDTVPGS, encoded by the coding sequence ATGTCAGGACCGTTCCGCACCACCGCCCGGGTCCGCACCGCCGTGGCCGCCTGTGCGACGGCGGGTCTCGCCTGCGCCGGGCTCGTCGCACTGCCCGCGTCCGCCGCGGCGGCCACGCTCACCGCGCAATACCGGACGAGCGCGTCCGGGGCCACCGCGGACCAGAGCGAGCCCTGGTTCGAGATCACCAACCAGGGCACCTCGTCCGTGCCGCTCGGCGAGGTGACCCTGCGCTACTACTTCAAGGCCGACAGCCCCACCACCGCGTACCGCTTCGCGTGCTCCTGGGCGGTCAAGGGGTGCGCCAACATCACCGGTACCTTCGGCACCCTCGCCAACCCCACCGCCACCGCCGACCGTTACCTGGAGATCGGCTTCACCTCCGGCGCGGGATCGCTCGCCCCCGGGCAGAACACCGGCGACATGCAGCTGCGCTTCTACCGCGCGGACTGGCAGCGCCTGACCCAGTCCGACGACTACTCGTTCAACGGCTCCCAGACGTCGTACGCGGACTGGGACAAGGTCACCGTGCAGCGCGGCGGCTCGGTCGTCTGGGGCACCGCGCCCGCCGGCAACGACCCCACGACGCCACCCACGGATCCGCCGACCACGCCGCCCACCGACCCCAACGCGCCCGCGCTCTTCGACGACTTCAGCTACACCTCGAGCAGCGACCCCGCGCTGCAGAGCCACGGCTGGACCGTGAAGTCGGGCCAGGGCGGCCCCGGCGTGCCGGGCGCCACATGGTCCCCCCAGGACGTCACCTTCGTGGCGGGCACCGGAAGCAACAAGGTCATGAACCTGCGCCTCACCACCGACGGCACCGCCGCCGGCACCAAGGAGAGCGAGATCCAGACCAGCGCCCGCAAGTTCCGCAACGGCACCTACGCCGCCCGGGTGCGCTTCAACGACACCCCGACCGGCGGTCCCGACGGGGACCACGTCGTGCAGACCTTCTTCGCCTTCACGCCGCTCAACGCCCCGATGGACCCGAACTACAGCGAGCAGGACTTCGAGTACCTGCCCAACGGCGGCTGGGGCGAGCCGAGCAACATCATGTACACGACGTCCTGGGAGACCTACAACCCGGACCCGTGGAACGCGGTCAACACCCACTCGGAGAACCGCCAGAGCTACGAGGGCTGGCACGACCTTCAGTTCACCATCGACAACAACGCCATCACCTACTACATCGACGGCCAGGTCTTCGGCACCCACGGCGAGCCCTACCTGCCCGAGACCGGCCAGTGGATCGACTTCAACCACTGGCTCATCGACCTCGCCGGCCAGACGGGCAGCACCTCGCGCTCCTACAACCAGCAGGTGGACTACGTCTACTTCGTCAAGGACCAGGTGCTGACCCCGGCCCAGGTCGCCGCCAAGGTGGCCGCCTACCGCACCGCGGGCACCGTCTTCACCGACACCGTCCCGGGCAGCTGA
- a CDS encoding glycoside hydrolase family 5 protein: MAATLPRRPLTAVAAALVTLIGLLTPTTALARDPEPSVPAAPAAPATALAASWTPPLSTRGRYIVDADGNRFKLTSGNWHGASGTWNGSGDPADPANHHAGEDSGRMPLGLDRAPIAEILSGFAELGINSVRLPFSGEMIHDTVPVTDTAVAANPQLRGRTPLQVYDAVVAALTDAGFAVILNNHTNTTRWCCGVDGNERWNASQSTAAWEDDWLSMVRRYRDNKRVVGADLYNEVRRSVWDDPNWGLGDDHDWFAASQHLGDRILQEANPDLLVIVEGINWTGLPVDGLPHDRPTLEPVQRLSHTLVRSGKLVYSAHFYGYTGPRHSGATGMGETHDPRYSDLGRDELYAELRRQAFYVSSDTGRHYTAPLWISEFGVGGRDETNEKSRAWFANFTDFLIQTDTDFAYWPLVGWHENRHGNGWALLHWDAAGHRMGLYDGDDWRAAAWSRLVGSPGRTGYVAPVARWSMLGPDHGDFVQSLRMRARPDWDPGARKAACPDGQRLIGLAHTGNRGLCTDTGAGDLWASSGAYQVVTDERYVPSGGDWASGYTKLQCPAGSFLVGYAVRGAAVSSALCATAGTALGGGGRTVWFDRGDNRPASGAGGDFGHGSYKGQCADGEYAAGIAYTGRFGSSRTPDALYCRSLP; the protein is encoded by the coding sequence GTGGCCGCGACGTTACCGCGCCGGCCCCTCACGGCCGTGGCCGCCGCGCTCGTCACCCTCATCGGCCTACTCACCCCCACGACCGCGCTCGCGCGGGACCCGGAGCCCTCGGTCCCCGCCGCCCCCGCGGCGCCGGCCACCGCACTCGCCGCGTCCTGGACCCCGCCGCTCAGCACCCGCGGGCGTTACATCGTCGACGCCGACGGCAACCGCTTCAAGCTCACGTCCGGCAACTGGCACGGCGCCAGCGGCACCTGGAACGGCTCGGGCGATCCGGCCGACCCCGCGAACCACCACGCCGGCGAGGACTCCGGCCGCATGCCGCTCGGCCTCGACCGGGCGCCGATCGCCGAGATCCTCTCCGGCTTCGCCGAACTCGGCATCAACAGCGTCCGGCTGCCGTTCTCCGGCGAGATGATCCACGACACCGTCCCCGTCACCGACACGGCTGTCGCGGCCAACCCCCAACTGCGCGGCAGGACACCGCTGCAGGTGTACGACGCCGTGGTCGCCGCCCTCACGGACGCGGGCTTCGCCGTCATCCTCAACAACCACACCAACACCACCCGCTGGTGCTGCGGCGTGGACGGCAACGAGCGCTGGAACGCCTCTCAGTCCACCGCCGCCTGGGAGGACGACTGGCTGTCCATGGTCCGCCGCTACCGCGACAACAAGCGCGTCGTCGGAGCCGACCTGTACAACGAGGTGCGCCGTTCGGTCTGGGACGACCCCAACTGGGGCCTCGGGGACGACCACGACTGGTTCGCCGCCTCGCAGCACCTGGGCGACCGCATCCTCCAGGAGGCCAACCCCGACCTGCTGGTCATCGTCGAGGGCATCAACTGGACGGGCCTGCCCGTCGACGGCCTCCCCCACGACCGCCCCACCCTCGAACCCGTCCAGCGGCTGTCCCACACCCTCGTCCGGTCCGGGAAGCTGGTGTACTCCGCGCACTTCTACGGCTACACCGGCCCCCGCCACAGCGGCGCCACCGGCATGGGCGAGACCCACGACCCGCGCTACAGCGACCTCGGGCGCGACGAGCTGTACGCGGAGCTGCGCCGGCAGGCCTTCTACGTGTCGTCGGACACCGGCCGGCACTACACGGCACCGCTGTGGATCAGCGAGTTCGGCGTCGGCGGCCGGGACGAGACCAACGAGAAGTCCCGCGCGTGGTTCGCGAACTTCACCGACTTCCTGATCCAGACCGACACCGACTTCGCCTACTGGCCGCTGGTCGGCTGGCACGAGAACCGCCACGGCAACGGCTGGGCGCTCCTGCACTGGGACGCCGCCGGCCACCGGATGGGCCTGTACGACGGCGACGACTGGCGGGCCGCCGCCTGGTCCCGGCTCGTCGGCAGCCCCGGCCGCACCGGGTACGTGGCCCCCGTCGCCCGCTGGTCGATGCTCGGCCCGGACCACGGCGACTTCGTGCAGAGCCTGCGCATGCGGGCCCGTCCCGACTGGGACCCCGGCGCACGCAAGGCGGCGTGCCCGGACGGGCAGCGGCTGATCGGGCTGGCCCACACCGGCAACCGCGGTCTGTGCACCGACACCGGCGCCGGGGACCTGTGGGCATCCTCGGGCGCGTACCAGGTCGTCACGGACGAGCGGTACGTCCCGTCGGGCGGGGACTGGGCGTCGGGCTACACCAAGCTGCAGTGCCCGGCCGGTTCGTTCCTCGTCGGCTACGCCGTCCGCGGCGCCGCCGTCTCCAGCGCGCTGTGCGCCACCGCGGGCACGGCCCTGGGCGGCGGCGGGCGCACCGTGTGGTTCGACCGGGGTGACAACCGCCCCGCGTCGGGTGCCGGCGGGGACTTCGGTCACGGCAGCTACAAGGGCCAGTGCGCGGACGGCGAGTACGCGGCGGGCATCGCCTACACCGGCCGCTTCGGTTCCTCCCGCACGCCGGACGCGTTGTACTGCCGGTCGCTTCCGTAG
- a CDS encoding PI-PLC domain-containing protein, which yields MRMTTSRSARFVSLPRAGAVAAAVLAVTVPGLPPAAGAPAPGGTLSVQSAVNGLNASDSGGTVALHRPKGNEDRQQWTAVAVSGGQELRSTDDASHCLGRSGADAAIVACGGASAAWEITAAGDGTYALGVPGTSDRLTLGDAPSGGVYPERPRVGAAGPLSRWYLTPVPLPRAAMPPADQRTLDQVTFLTAHNAYANGVDGGFAPPFVNLFPNQSRGISQQLDDGVRGFMMDIHQTPDGAILCHNSCTLVSRPVALWVDLQRMVDFLRQHPGQFVTVFLEDYVSPEVLRSELSRVNGLYDVLYRPDQDGVREHGWPTMADLAARGKQLMIFTDRTRGSDTGLKRDSFGVLYQQEWTVENYWSMGSGASTSDWSCYSRWYGAGVNVPLTREEPGFRPLFVMNHFRDTTIAGTASTDNGKLLNRTQNFCEPAARKKPTYVAVDRYDLGSPKSAVDQLNTYTVVP from the coding sequence ATGCGCATGACTACCTCTCGAAGCGCTCGCTTCGTCTCCCTGCCCCGCGCAGGCGCGGTGGCGGCCGCGGTCCTCGCGGTGACCGTTCCCGGGCTGCCACCGGCGGCCGGCGCGCCCGCGCCCGGCGGCACCCTCTCCGTACAGAGCGCCGTGAACGGCCTCAACGCCTCCGACAGCGGCGGCACCGTGGCGCTGCACCGGCCCAAGGGTAACGAGGACCGCCAGCAGTGGACGGCCGTCGCCGTGTCCGGAGGGCAGGAACTGCGCAGCACCGACGACGCGAGTCACTGCCTCGGCCGTTCCGGCGCCGACGCGGCGATCGTGGCGTGCGGCGGCGCGAGCGCGGCCTGGGAGATCACGGCGGCCGGCGACGGCACGTACGCCCTGGGCGTGCCCGGCACCTCCGACCGCCTCACCCTGGGCGACGCGCCGAGCGGGGGCGTATACCCCGAGCGGCCGCGCGTGGGCGCCGCGGGCCCGCTGTCCCGGTGGTACCTCACACCCGTCCCGCTCCCCCGGGCCGCCATGCCGCCCGCCGACCAGCGCACCCTTGACCAGGTCACCTTCCTCACCGCGCACAACGCCTACGCCAACGGCGTCGACGGCGGCTTCGCCCCGCCCTTCGTGAACCTCTTCCCCAACCAGTCGCGCGGCATCTCGCAGCAACTCGACGACGGCGTCCGCGGCTTCATGATGGACATCCACCAGACCCCGGACGGCGCGATCCTCTGTCACAACAGCTGCACGCTGGTCAGCCGTCCCGTCGCCCTCTGGGTGGACCTGCAACGGATGGTCGACTTCCTCCGGCAGCACCCGGGGCAGTTCGTCACCGTCTTCCTGGAGGACTACGTCTCCCCCGAGGTGCTGCGCTCCGAGCTCTCCCGGGTGAACGGTCTGTACGACGTCCTGTACCGCCCCGACCAGGACGGCGTACGGGAGCACGGCTGGCCCACCATGGCCGACCTGGCCGCGCGCGGCAAGCAGCTGATGATCTTCACCGACCGGACCCGCGGCTCCGACACCGGCCTCAAGCGCGACAGCTTCGGCGTGCTGTACCAGCAGGAGTGGACCGTGGAGAACTACTGGTCGATGGGCTCCGGCGCGAGCACCTCCGACTGGTCCTGCTACAGCCGCTGGTACGGCGCCGGGGTCAACGTCCCGCTCACCCGCGAGGAGCCCGGTTTCCGGCCGCTGTTCGTCATGAACCACTTCCGGGACACGACCATCGCCGGCACCGCGTCCACCGACAACGGCAAGCTGCTCAACCGCACCCAGAACTTCTGCGAGCCCGCGGCCCGCAAGAAGCCCACGTACGTGGCCGTCGACCGCTACGACCTCGGCTCGCCGAAGAGCGCGGTCGACCAGCTCAACACCTACACCGTGGTGCCGTAG
- the sbnA gene encoding 2,3-diaminopropionate biosynthesis protein SbnA, whose protein sequence is MTVISVPQAFNEEELFVDLESIFGQPLFLKCEGFNFAGSIKLKAATEMVETAEREGILTPESILVESSSGNLGVALSMIAASKGYRFLCVTDARCNLSTRLLMKALGSQVHIISGPDAHGGYLGARLDFVRALCASDDRYVWLSQYTNPGNWRAHYRTTAPEIARQFPEVDVVFVGAGTTGTLMGCARWFREWSRPVKVVAVDSVGSVTFGGAPGRRMIPGLGMSVHPPLLDESFVDEVVLVEEADTIRACHRLARRGFLFGGSTGTVVSGAMSWLEKNGAPGLTSVAIAPDLGERYLDTIYQSNWLQDLYGEDVLEPDERADTSWADPAWAAAAEAAWANAPAAPPAELEPEPEPARTPSVSPDGQLH, encoded by the coding sequence GTGACAGTCATATCCGTTCCCCAGGCCTTCAACGAGGAAGAGCTCTTCGTCGACCTCGAGTCGATCTTCGGGCAACCGCTCTTCCTGAAGTGCGAGGGCTTCAACTTCGCCGGTTCGATCAAGCTCAAAGCCGCGACCGAGATGGTGGAGACCGCCGAGCGGGAGGGGATCCTGACTCCGGAGTCGATCCTGGTCGAGTCCTCGTCCGGCAACCTGGGCGTGGCCCTGAGCATGATCGCCGCCAGCAAGGGCTACCGGTTCCTGTGCGTCACCGACGCACGGTGCAACCTGTCGACCCGGCTCCTGATGAAGGCCCTGGGCAGCCAGGTGCACATCATCTCGGGCCCCGACGCCCACGGCGGCTACCTCGGCGCGCGGCTGGACTTCGTCCGCGCGCTGTGCGCCTCGGACGACCGGTACGTGTGGCTCAGCCAGTACACCAACCCGGGCAACTGGCGGGCGCACTACCGGACGACCGCTCCGGAGATCGCACGGCAGTTCCCTGAGGTCGACGTCGTGTTCGTCGGGGCCGGCACCACGGGAACGCTGATGGGCTGCGCCCGCTGGTTCCGTGAGTGGTCCCGGCCGGTGAAGGTCGTCGCGGTGGACAGCGTCGGCTCCGTGACGTTCGGCGGGGCCCCGGGCCGGCGGATGATCCCCGGGCTGGGCATGAGCGTCCACCCGCCGCTGCTCGACGAGTCCTTCGTCGACGAGGTCGTCCTGGTCGAGGAGGCGGACACCATCCGCGCCTGCCACCGGCTGGCCCGCCGCGGCTTCCTGTTCGGCGGCTCGACGGGCACCGTGGTCAGCGGCGCGATGAGCTGGCTCGAGAAGAACGGCGCCCCCGGCCTCACGTCGGTGGCGATCGCGCCGGACCTCGGCGAGCGCTACCTCGACACGATCTACCAGAGCAACTGGCTGCAGGACCTGTACGGCGAGGACGTCCTCGAACCCGACGAGCGGGCCGACACGTCCTGGGCCGACCCCGCCTGGGCGGCGGCGGCCGAAGCCGCGTGGGCCAACGCCCCCGCGGCACCCCCCGCCGAACTCGAGCCCGAACCCGAACCGGCGAGGACGCCGTCGGTCTCACCCGACGGTCAACTGCACTGA
- the sbnB gene encoding 2,3-diaminopropionate biosynthesis protein SbnB, with protein MTSNRSAAQGSTPSGPLTVPPFAVVPGVQVQRALHGREKQITELVETTYRLHSAGDSVNPPSYFLRFPDRPTARIIALPASIGGDVRVDGLKWISSFPENVAAGIPRASAVLILNDHDTGYPIACLESSIISATRTAAMAALAADRLSRPDRRPKRVGFFGTGLIARYIHTYLVGTGWHFDEIGVHDLSTESAKGFRGYVEQTGAPGRITLYEDPEQLIRSSDLVVFATVAGEPHVRDMTWFGHKPLVLHMSLRDLTPEIVLGSTNVVDDVEHCLKADTSPHLAEQRTGNRDFLAGTLDDVIAGRVALREDRPVVFSPFGLGVLDLAVGKYVYDEVARSGELRVVDDFFHELRRYG; from the coding sequence ATGACCAGCAACCGCTCCGCCGCACAGGGTTCCACGCCCTCCGGGCCTCTCACCGTACCGCCGTTCGCGGTGGTCCCCGGTGTCCAGGTCCAGCGAGCGCTGCACGGGCGCGAGAAGCAGATCACGGAGCTCGTGGAGACCACCTACCGGCTGCACTCCGCCGGTGACTCGGTGAACCCGCCGTCGTACTTCCTGCGGTTCCCCGACCGCCCCACGGCCCGGATCATCGCCCTGCCCGCCTCGATCGGCGGCGACGTGCGCGTGGACGGCCTGAAGTGGATCTCCAGCTTCCCGGAGAACGTGGCGGCGGGGATCCCCCGCGCCTCGGCGGTGCTGATCCTCAACGACCACGACACCGGCTACCCCATCGCGTGCCTGGAGAGCTCCATCATCAGCGCCACCAGGACGGCGGCGATGGCGGCCCTGGCCGCCGACCGGCTGAGCCGCCCCGACCGGCGCCCGAAGCGCGTCGGATTCTTCGGGACGGGACTGATCGCCCGTTACATCCACACCTACCTGGTGGGCACCGGATGGCACTTCGACGAGATCGGCGTGCACGACCTGTCCACCGAGAGCGCGAAGGGCTTCCGCGGCTACGTCGAGCAAACGGGCGCCCCGGGACGCATCACCCTGTACGAGGACCCCGAGCAGCTCATCCGCTCGAGCGACCTGGTGGTCTTCGCCACCGTCGCCGGTGAGCCCCACGTACGGGACATGACCTGGTTCGGGCACAAGCCGCTCGTGCTGCACATGTCGCTGCGCGACCTCACGCCGGAGATCGTGCTCGGCTCGACCAACGTGGTCGACGACGTCGAGCACTGCCTGAAGGCGGACACGTCGCCGCACCTGGCGGAGCAGCGCACGGGCAACCGGGACTTCCTGGCCGGCACGCTGGACGACGTGATCGCCGGACGGGTGGCGCTCCGCGAGGACCGGCCCGTGGTGTTCTCGCCCTTCGGCCTCGGAGTCCTCGACCTCGCGGTCGGCAAGTACGTCTACGACGAGGTGGCGCGTTCCGGCGAGCTGCGCGTCGTCGACGACTTCTTCCACGAACTGCGCCGGTACGGATGA